CATCCGTAGCCACCGCACCCGCACGGCAACCCTTCTTCCTTGAGCGGCATATGGCCCACTTCCCCGGCGGAATAAGCGGAACCCCGGTAAAGCCTGCCGTCAATTATTATCCCGCCGCCGACGCCCGTACCCAAAGTGATACAAACGAGGTTCTCCGCCCCCCTGCCGGCGCCGAACCTGTATTCGCCGAGCGCCATCAGGTTGACGTCATTATCGACGAGTACGGGAACTTTTAACTTGGCCTCGAGCATCCTCTTGAGCGGCGTATTCTTCCAGCCCGGCACATTTGTGAGGTTATAGACCCGCCCGCGCTTAAAATCCACGATCCCGGGGACGCCTATTCCCACTCCGGATATATTTTTCGGGGAAAGCCGGGCCCTTTCCAGCACCGACCTGACCTCGGCGACAATGGCGGATACCAGGCCTGCCCTTGTGCCGTATGCGATTGTGGACAATTTTGCCCTGTGGGAAACCCTTCCCTTAGTATCTACCAGGGCCAGCTTGGTATAGGTGCCTCCGAGGTCTATTCCGACAGCGAATTTAGTCATTAAGTAGATAATCTTAACTCAAAAACGGCCATTTTTCAATATAATTCAGCCTAAACCCCGCCTAAGGCCATAATAAGGCCTTATTCCTGCCCGCTTCTTTCGCCTTGTAAAGGGCCTGGTCAGCCCGGTCTATGAGCGTCGCCACGTCCTCGCCGGTCTCCGGGAAAGTCGCCACGCCTATGCTTATCGTCATCGATATCGTCTCGTCATAAGCCCTGAATTTATGCTTCTCCACGGACATCCTTATCCTGTCGGCGACGTTGAGCGCAGAATTCTTGTCGGTATCAGGCAGCGCTATCACGAACTCCTCACCGCCGTACCTTCCGATGAGGTCGACCTGCCTCACGTATTCCTTCATTATCCTGGATATCTCCTTGAGGACGATATCCCCTACGAGGTGCCCGTAAGTATCGTTGCACTGCTTGAAATGGTCAAGGTCTATCATGAGGAGCGAAAGCTTGAGATTGTGCCTCTTGGAGCGCGCCACCTCTTCGTTCAGCCTCTCTATAAAATGCCGTCTCACATATATCCCGGTCAGGCCGTCGGTTATCGCGAGCTCCTGGACCTTCTCGTACAGGTTTGCCTTCTTGAGCTCCAGCGCAAGCTGTTTTGCGAGGATAGAGAAACTCTCGGCATGTTCCTCATCGATGCCCCGTATCGCGAGGATACCTAACGGCTCCCCTTCCGAAAGCAGCGGCAGCGCGATAAAGGACCTGCCCGCGTCGCCGAGGTAAGGGGCAAAAGGATGTCCCTTGTCTATGGGCGCTTTGAGCGATATTATCTCCTTGCCGGCGGAAACCGTTTCCGCAAGGAGATGGTCGAATTTGTCGGGCGGCCCGCTGCGGATCTCGCCCGAAGAGAGCTTTCCGGTAGATGGATTATGTATCTCGTAAGTCGCCCGGGCAGTAGATCTCTTGTGGGATT
The sequence above is a segment of the Candidatus Omnitrophota bacterium genome. Coding sequences within it:
- a CDS encoding ROK family glucokinase encodes the protein MTKFAVGIDLGGTYTKLALVDTKGRVSHRAKLSTIAYGTRAGLVSAIVAEVRSVLERARLSPKNISGVGIGVPGIVDFKRGRVYNLTNVPGWKNTPLKRMLEAKLKVPVLVDNDVNLMALGEYRFGAGRGAENLVCITLGTGVGGGIIIDGRLYRGSAYSAGEVGHMPLKEEGLPCGCGGYGCLERYVGNRYIVDELKSKIRRGNPTIIKKLLSNDLSALTPEVISKAALKGDRLSIDFWNTVGERIGVTLAGIVNLLNPDRIIIGGGVADAGDPLFKSIRKTVDKRAMPVPGKAVKILKAKLGNDAGIIGAAALFFYPGTRGRRK
- a CDS encoding sensor domain-containing diguanylate cyclase codes for the protein MPRLNISPKRWGLSKRGVLPVFFILALIPPLYCIGRPAHIYIFTLNFSIIAVIAAAFEFGLAVSYMITGCVTAFTLVLMLFNRGFELPYFASIVFLNTVPLIPSYFNNKYAGYFASKNSSLSDGKKSFDEFTAELKSLKDLNASLQNQVHDILDLYEVTKKMSASLDTGDMLRIFREAISKISRFVTARVILLEESHKRSTARATYEIHNPSTGKLSSGEIRSGPPDKFDHLLAETVSAGKEIISLKAPIDKGHPFAPYLGDAGRSFIALPLLSEGEPLGILAIRGIDEEHAESFSILAKQLALELKKANLYEKVQELAITDGLTGIYVRRHFIERLNEEVARSKRHNLKLSLLMIDLDHFKQCNDTYGHLVGDIVLKEISRIMKEYVRQVDLIGRYGGEEFVIALPDTDKNSALNVADRIRMSVEKHKFRAYDETISMTISIGVATFPETGEDVATLIDRADQALYKAKEAGRNKALLWP